The Paenibacillus tianjinensis genome has a window encoding:
- a CDS encoding lmo0937 family membrane protein codes for MLWGLIGLVIVAWLLGFIFNVMGGLIHILLIVALVLFVVNLFRGRSRN; via the coding sequence ATGCTATGGGGATTAATCGGACTAGTTATTGTAGCATGGCTGTTAGGCTTTATCTTTAATGTGATGGGCGGTCTTATTCATATTCTGCTCATTGTCGCGCTGGTGCTGTTTGTGGTCAACCTGTTCCGGGGCCGTTCCCGGAATTAG
- a CDS encoding glycerate kinase family protein — protein sequence MREKTFVLAPDSFKESMSAKEVCVAMEKGLRKVYPEAEYIHVPMADGGEGTVQSLVDASGGQMYSKEVTGPLGQPVTAQYGIMGDGLTAAIEMASASGIQLVDKADRNPLITTTYGTGELIKECLDRGIRSIIIGIGGSATNDGGTGMAEALGAKFLDAEGNELPRGGGSLGRLASIDISALDERLQQVQLMVACDVTNPLCGQRGASVVFGPQKGATPERVRQLDANLAHYADVVKEQLGKDVRDLPGAGAAGGLGAGLMIFTQAVLQRGIEIVIEYTGLKQKLAAADLVFTGEGGMDFQTKFGKTPYGVASTAKASGKRVISLAGYIGEGIDTLYAEGIDAIFGIVPGAGDLEQLLKDGPANVERTCENIARVLRLSEEAP from the coding sequence ATGAGAGAGAAGACCTTTGTACTGGCACCGGACTCCTTCAAAGAGAGCATGAGCGCCAAGGAAGTCTGCGTTGCAATGGAAAAAGGGCTGCGGAAGGTTTATCCCGAAGCTGAATATATTCATGTTCCGATGGCGGATGGCGGGGAAGGGACGGTGCAGTCACTTGTGGATGCTTCCGGCGGGCAGATGTATTCGAAGGAAGTGACGGGACCGCTGGGACAACCGGTTACTGCACAGTATGGTATTATGGGCGACGGCCTGACAGCAGCCATTGAGATGGCATCGGCCAGCGGAATCCAGCTCGTAGACAAGGCGGACCGCAATCCGCTGATCACCACCACCTATGGCACCGGCGAACTAATCAAGGAATGTCTCGACCGGGGGATCCGCAGCATCATTATCGGCATAGGCGGCAGTGCGACGAATGACGGAGGCACAGGGATGGCTGAGGCGCTCGGGGCAAAATTCCTTGATGCCGAAGGAAACGAGCTTCCGCGCGGAGGCGGCAGTCTGGGCCGGCTGGCCAGCATTGATATCTCGGCGCTTGATGAGCGGCTGCAGCAGGTTCAGCTGATGGTGGCCTGTGATGTGACGAATCCGCTGTGCGGGCAGCGGGGCGCATCTGTTGTATTCGGGCCGCAAAAAGGCGCTACGCCTGAGCGGGTCCGGCAGCTTGATGCCAACCTGGCACACTATGCGGACGTTGTAAAAGAGCAGCTGGGCAAGGACGTCCGCGACCTGCCGGGAGCAGGGGCTGCCGGAGGACTTGGTGCGGGACTTATGATCTTTACACAGGCGGTTCTGCAGCGGGGGATCGAGATTGTGATCGAGTATACCGGACTTAAGCAAAAGCTGGCTGCTGCCGATCTGGTATTCACCGGTGAAGGCGGTATGGACTTCCAGACCAAGTTCGGCAAAACACCTTACGGCGTTGCCTCCACCGCCAAAGCCAGCGGCAAAAGGGTCATTTCGCTGGCCGGCTACATCGGCGAAGGCATTGATACGCTGTATGCTGAAGGCATCGATGCGATCTTCGGCATCGTTCCCGGCGCGGGCGATCTGGAACAGCTGCTGAAGGACGGTCCGGCCAATGTCGAACGGACCTGTGAGAATATCGCCAGAGTGCTGAGGCTAAGCGAAGAAGCACCGTAA
- a CDS encoding S-layer homology domain-containing protein, which produces MKKLSFQTNAKKLTIACGILAASVSLGTSAFAFSDMKGNAAEAKINALHSEGIVNGVTSDMFAPKAKVTFAQGIQFIVSGLKLTPTSGSAKASDYFDKVKDKSWYAAAFITAKQNGLSLDRTVDPNSTITRAQFAHLLTQALQSKGNFPVTMMYANISDGDKLTTEQMSSLQILVNTHIVTLGKGNTFRPTDPVTRSEAAVWIYDAAKFAKEVITPDDSTPAPAYEYEADVKLEKAGEGVNKATVTVSNLPNPGYGLSIERIEFGKNKTAVIYFKVTKPEPGKMYPQVISSASALAYLPEGYTAVAKSLTEATRSSTSNSSK; this is translated from the coding sequence ATGAAGAAATTATCCTTCCAGACGAACGCTAAAAAACTAACGATAGCGTGCGGGATCCTGGCAGCAAGTGTATCTTTGGGAACATCGGCTTTTGCCTTTTCCGATATGAAGGGCAATGCCGCCGAAGCAAAAATCAATGCATTGCACAGTGAAGGGATTGTTAACGGGGTGACAAGTGATATGTTTGCACCGAAGGCAAAAGTAACTTTCGCCCAAGGTATCCAGTTTATCGTCAGCGGCCTGAAGCTGACCCCGACTAGCGGCTCGGCCAAAGCAAGCGACTACTTCGACAAAGTGAAGGATAAGTCCTGGTATGCAGCCGCCTTCATAACGGCCAAGCAGAACGGCTTATCCCTGGACCGTACGGTTGACCCTAACAGCACAATTACCCGTGCCCAGTTCGCACACCTGCTGACCCAGGCGCTTCAGAGCAAAGGCAATTTCCCGGTAACGATGATGTATGCCAACATTTCGGATGGCGACAAGCTGACTACAGAGCAGATGAGCAGCCTGCAGATTCTGGTCAACACGCATATTGTCACTTTAGGCAAAGGCAATACCTTCCGTCCGACCGATCCGGTCACCCGCAGTGAAGCGGCGGTATGGATTTATGATGCAGCGAAATTCGCCAAAGAAGTAATTACTCCGGATGACAGCACACCCGCTCCGGCCTATGAATACGAAGCAGATGTGAAGCTTGAAAAAGCTGGCGAAGGCGTTAATAAAGCTACCGTAACTGTCAGCAATCTGCCGAATCCGGGCTACGGCCTGTCCATCGAGCGGATCGAGTTCGGCAAAAATAAGACAGCTGTGATCTACTTCAAAGTTACTAAGCCTGAACCTGGCAAAATGTATCCGCAGGTGATCTCCAGCGCATCGGCTTTAGCCTACCTGCCGGAAGGATACACTGCAGTTGCTAAATCGTTGACCGAAGCCACCCGTTCGTCGACGTCCAACAGCTCGAAATAA
- a CDS encoding GTP-binding protein, whose protein sequence is MNQQQRTERMNIGIFAHVDAGKTTTTEHILYESGRIRALGSVDSGTAVTDSMEVERQRGISVRAALASFTWQGVEVNLVDTPGHVDFLSEVERSLRVMDCAVLILSAVEGVQAQSEMIWNALRKLGIPTLIFVNKMDRTGADPEAVLAQARTYLSGDIIPVQQPLGKEQEYSGAADLWNAHADTAAQTELLEALAERDEALLELYMAGGEPDLSNWKREMQAASAAGRLFPLVYGVAAKGLGITELLNAMIDYFPRAGGDASQPLSGLVYNIQRDKSMGRMAFVRLYQGTIRNRDTVTNYSQEVQAKVTQIRKVEGGRTEDIGALTAGDIAVVYGLSGVRIGDVLGSPDAIPQEAKLAVPLLTVRVFWEAGTDDHKVIGALQELADEDPQLGAEWLPEERELHIKVMGPIQLEVLDSVLESRYGLKVTFGPPSVIYKETPNGTGEGYIAYLMPKPCWAILRFHIEPGPPGSGLVYESVVRSSDLLPQYQNETARRVPEALQQGLYGWEVTDLKVTLVEGNHHVWHTHPLDFAVATPMGIMDGLNRIGTRLLEPILAVRIVVPEENAGRVMNDLVQMRGSFEPPVLQGERMIIEGRLPLATSLDYPVKLSSYTKGRSTFTSAFAAYEPCPPDVHAERTRRGVNPLDQAKYILSVRKALQG, encoded by the coding sequence ATGAATCAGCAGCAACGGACAGAACGGATGAATATCGGGATTTTTGCCCATGTCGATGCCGGGAAAACGACTACGACGGAGCATATTTTATATGAAAGCGGACGCATCCGCGCCTTGGGCAGTGTGGATAGCGGAACAGCGGTGACGGATTCGATGGAGGTGGAGCGGCAGCGGGGAATCTCGGTGCGGGCGGCACTGGCCTCCTTTACCTGGCAAGGAGTGGAGGTGAACCTGGTGGATACGCCGGGGCATGTCGATTTTTTGTCTGAGGTGGAGCGGAGTCTGCGGGTAATGGACTGCGCGGTCCTGATTCTGTCGGCGGTTGAAGGGGTGCAGGCGCAGAGCGAGATGATCTGGAATGCGCTGCGCAAGCTTGGGATTCCTACGCTGATTTTTGTGAATAAAATGGACCGGACCGGCGCTGATCCGGAGGCTGTGCTGGCACAGGCGCGCACCTATCTGTCCGGGGACATTATTCCGGTGCAGCAGCCGCTCGGGAAGGAGCAGGAATACTCAGGTGCGGCGGATCTATGGAACGCACATGCGGACACCGCTGCACAGACTGAACTGCTGGAGGCGCTGGCGGAACGGGATGAGGCGCTGCTGGAACTCTACATGGCAGGCGGGGAGCCGGATCTGTCTAATTGGAAAAGAGAGATGCAAGCAGCTTCCGCCGCAGGGCGCTTGTTCCCGCTCGTGTACGGTGTGGCCGCCAAAGGTCTGGGTATAACGGAGCTGCTGAACGCCATGATCGACTACTTCCCCCGGGCAGGCGGCGATGCTTCACAGCCGTTGTCCGGCCTCGTATACAATATTCAGCGGGACAAAAGCATGGGCCGTATGGCCTTCGTCCGCCTCTACCAAGGCACGATCCGCAACCGTGATACGGTAACGAACTACTCCCAGGAGGTTCAGGCCAAAGTCACGCAGATCCGCAAAGTGGAGGGCGGCCGCACGGAGGATATCGGGGCACTTACAGCTGGCGACATTGCGGTGGTCTACGGCCTGTCCGGCGTGCGGATCGGTGACGTGCTGGGCAGCCCGGATGCTATTCCGCAGGAGGCGAAGCTGGCTGTGCCGCTGCTGACCGTGCGTGTATTCTGGGAAGCGGGCACCGACGACCACAAGGTGATCGGTGCGCTGCAGGAGCTGGCGGATGAAGATCCTCAGCTGGGTGCAGAGTGGCTGCCAGAGGAACGCGAGCTGCATATCAAGGTGATGGGGCCGATCCAGCTGGAGGTGCTGGACAGTGTGCTGGAGAGCCGTTATGGCCTGAAGGTTACCTTCGGCCCGCCGTCAGTGATCTATAAAGAAACGCCAAACGGCACCGGCGAAGGGTACATCGCCTACCTGATGCCGAAGCCGTGCTGGGCAATTCTGCGCTTCCATATTGAGCCGGGTCCGCCGGGTAGCGGACTGGTATATGAATCGGTTGTGCGCAGCTCCGACCTGCTGCCGCAGTACCAGAACGAGACCGCACGCCGCGTACCGGAAGCGCTGCAGCAGGGGCTCTACGGCTGGGAAGTCACCGACCTGAAGGTGACCCTGGTGGAGGGGAACCACCATGTGTGGCATACTCACCCGCTGGATTTTGCCGTAGCCACGCCGATGGGCATCATGGACGGGCTGAACCGGATCGGCACCCGGCTGCTGGAGCCCATCCTTGCCGTACGCATCGTTGTGCCGGAGGAGAACGCCGGCCGCGTGATGAACGACCTCGTGCAGATGCGCGGCAGCTTTGAGCCACCCGTTCTGCAGGGGGAACGGATGATCATTGAGGGCCGGCTGCCGCTGGCGACGTCACTGGATTATCCGGTGAAGCTCAGCTCCTATACGAAGGGGCGGAGCACCTTCACTTCCGCTTTTGCCGCCTATGAGCCATGCCCGCCGGATGTCCATGCCGAGCGCACCCGCCGGGGGGTGAACCCGCTCGATCAGGCGAAGTACATCCTGAGTGTGCGGAAGGCGCTGCAGGGTTAG
- a CDS encoding histidine phosphatase family protein, with amino-acid sequence MRTIIYFIRHAESLYAEGQERSRGLSERGMGDALRVQTILQNESVNGFVSSPYERAVQTIKPLADAMRKDIIIVEDLRERTIGDIGGLSFPAAKQRVYQDFHLAYADGESSAAAQTRGVQALERLLEEYGGMTLALGTHGDIMTLMLNHFDPQQFNYDFWKSTSMPDIYKAEFEGKRLLSVVRAWE; translated from the coding sequence GTGCGCACGATTATATATTTTATCCGCCACGCGGAATCGCTTTATGCTGAAGGGCAGGAGCGGTCAAGAGGGTTATCTGAACGAGGAATGGGTGATGCACTCCGGGTCCAGACCATTTTGCAAAATGAATCGGTTAATGGGTTTGTCTCCAGTCCCTATGAGCGGGCGGTGCAGACGATTAAGCCGCTGGCGGATGCTATGCGCAAGGATATTATTATTGTAGAAGACCTGAGGGAAAGAACAATCGGGGATATCGGCGGACTGAGCTTTCCGGCGGCTAAGCAAAGGGTGTATCAGGACTTCCACCTGGCGTATGCGGATGGCGAATCCAGCGCTGCGGCTCAGACCAGAGGGGTGCAGGCGCTGGAACGGCTGTTGGAGGAGTATGGAGGCATGACCCTGGCGCTCGGAACCCACGGCGATATCATGACGCTGATGCTGAACCATTTTGATCCCCAGCAGTTTAATTACGATTTTTGGAAGTCTACCTCTATGCCGGATATTTATAAGGCGGAGTTTGAGGGTAAGCGGCTGTTGAGTGTGGTCAGAGCATGGGAATAA
- a CDS encoding CGNR zinc finger domain-containing protein, with protein MLWEDYINSYWRDWRTGDRSHDKDRLEDQQWLAEWLAQHDLPAAAPPVAVELQKLKELRSLLWAEVQKLVQGAQPDQTLLDQLNRYMAEGPSIRQIVQKPDKPPELSLLPQRSDWGQIMAEIAASFAGVLLEKETSRIRICDNPDCLWVYYDDTRNRSKRYCDDKLCGNLMKVRRFRARKKAVDDVTE; from the coding sequence GTGCTGTGGGAGGATTATATTAACAGCTACTGGCGGGATTGGCGGACAGGCGACCGGAGCCATGACAAGGACCGGCTTGAGGATCAGCAGTGGCTGGCAGAGTGGCTGGCGCAGCATGATTTGCCGGCGGCAGCGCCACCTGTGGCAGTCGAACTGCAAAAGCTCAAGGAACTGCGCAGCTTGCTGTGGGCGGAAGTCCAAAAGCTGGTGCAGGGTGCTCAGCCAGATCAGACGCTGCTGGACCAGCTGAACAGATATATGGCTGAAGGCCCGTCCATCCGGCAAATCGTGCAGAAGCCTGACAAGCCGCCGGAGCTCTCTCTCCTGCCGCAGCGTAGCGATTGGGGCCAGATCATGGCCGAGATCGCAGCTTCTTTTGCCGGAGTATTGCTGGAGAAAGAGACTTCCCGTATCCGCATATGCGATAATCCCGACTGTCTCTGGGTGTACTATGACGATACCCGCAACCGCTCAAAGCGCTATTGCGATGATAAGCTCTGCGGGAATCTGATGAAAGTACGGCGGTTCCGGGCGCGGAAAAAGGCGGTGGATGACGTAACGGAGTGA
- a CDS encoding DinB family protein has translation MQNKISDVLLQNWDYAMDIEDWAPPLSAALEGVNAEQASWKPGEAGNSIWETVKHLTYYKERLLIKLKGLPKLPDLESNDATFTVTESGEEAWGQAVAKLKSVHASLREIIEALEEGAYDWGGSGHAPGEEVMSLILHDCYHTGQIVLVRKLQGSWPSHRSFS, from the coding sequence ATGCAGAATAAGATCAGTGATGTTTTGCTGCAGAACTGGGATTATGCCATGGATATCGAGGATTGGGCACCGCCGCTGAGCGCTGCGCTGGAGGGTGTGAATGCGGAACAGGCCAGCTGGAAGCCGGGCGAAGCAGGCAACTCGATCTGGGAGACTGTCAAGCATCTGACCTACTACAAGGAACGGCTGCTGATCAAGCTTAAAGGGCTGCCGAAGCTTCCGGATTTAGAGAGTAATGATGCTACGTTTACGGTGACCGAAAGCGGGGAAGAGGCATGGGGACAGGCGGTTGCCAAGCTGAAATCCGTCCACGCCTCCTTGCGGGAGATTATTGAGGCGCTGGAAGAAGGCGCTTATGACTGGGGCGGTTCAGGGCATGCTCCAGGAGAAGAAGTGATGAGCCTGATCCTGCATGATTGCTACCATACCGGACAGATTGTGCTGGTCCGTAAGCTGCAAGGCTCCTGGCCTTCGCACCGCAGCTTTAGCTAA
- the cmpA gene encoding cortex morphogenetic protein CmpA has translation MPQWLCHQLMKAYFKKDRRQIKMLNECWFFYRNSGESRDYVHREV, from the coding sequence TTGCCGCAGTGGCTCTGCCATCAGCTCATGAAGGCTTATTTCAAAAAAGACCGGCGCCAGATCAAAATGCTGAACGAATGCTGGTTCTTTTACCGCAATTCCGGTGAATCCCGTGACTACGTTCACAGGGAAGTATAA
- a CDS encoding hydrolase/acyltransferase, whose translation MPKMRYVILQQHQELQFVEMPEEYAYQLSALNLRLNKEIDKLTAENVPDLPLAVAECDSLELLREGYRLESGLEYINRLESAFASIQENNYPLISLLTEIRALQAQLEQWYEEEEEGVH comes from the coding sequence ATGCCGAAAATGCGGTATGTAATTTTGCAGCAGCACCAGGAACTGCAGTTTGTTGAAATGCCTGAGGAATATGCTTACCAATTGAGCGCGCTTAATCTTCGCCTCAATAAAGAGATCGACAAGCTGACCGCGGAGAATGTGCCGGACCTGCCGTTGGCGGTTGCCGAATGCGATTCCCTGGAGCTTCTGCGTGAAGGGTACAGGCTGGAATCAGGACTGGAATATATTAACCGGCTGGAGAGCGCCTTTGCCTCCATTCAAGAGAATAATTATCCGCTTATCTCGCTGCTGACGGAGATCCGCGCGCTGCAGGCGCAGCTGGAGCAGTGGTACGAAGAGGAAGAAGAAGGCGTGCATTAA
- a CDS encoding SprT family protein, with translation MSNEELQQWIERVSLSSFGVPFRHKASFNSRLTTTGGRYFTKSHNIEINPQQLAMYGHEETEKIIKHELCHYHLHLAKRGYMHRDADFKSLLAQVGGSRYCQSLPGAKARKPQPYRYKLVCTACSTEYPRKRRADPKRYRCGNCAGKLKLVALEEGKGPVT, from the coding sequence ATGAGCAATGAAGAGCTGCAGCAGTGGATTGAACGGGTATCGCTCAGCAGCTTTGGCGTGCCGTTCCGGCACAAGGCCAGCTTTAACAGCAGACTTACGACGACGGGCGGACGGTACTTTACCAAAAGCCATAATATAGAGATTAATCCGCAGCAGCTTGCCATGTATGGACATGAAGAGACAGAGAAGATAATTAAGCATGAACTCTGTCACTATCATCTGCATCTGGCGAAGCGGGGATACATGCACCGGGATGCCGATTTCAAAAGCCTGCTGGCCCAGGTCGGCGGAAGCCGCTATTGCCAGAGTCTGCCCGGAGCCAAGGCGCGTAAGCCCCAGCCTTACCGCTATAAGCTGGTATGCACCGCCTGTTCTACCGAATATCCGCGCAAGCGCCGGGCTGATCCGAAACGTTACCGCTGCGGTAACTGTGCAGGCAAGCTGAAGCTGGTCGCCCTGGAAGAAGGCAAAGGTCCGGTTACTTGA
- a CDS encoding pentapeptide repeat-containing protein gives MKDKIDLPKISDPALLPLQQIDLLETKEEYSNCLISDVQLEYQEADKVSFDKVFFKNVIISDSSLRGIELTDVIFENCDLSNVNFSEAFVHRTEFRQCKMIGTDFTRARFQNVRVTGSICDFASFRFGNLKLISFEQSSLVSSDYYQSIFQKVSFEECKIDQAVMAGVRLKDTDLSSCEFTGLLVDIEDLPGCIISADQAASFAGLLGLVIK, from the coding sequence ATGAAGGACAAAATCGATCTTCCCAAAATCTCTGACCCCGCTCTTTTGCCGCTGCAGCAGATAGATCTGCTAGAGACCAAAGAGGAATACAGCAATTGCCTCATCAGCGATGTACAGCTCGAATATCAGGAAGCGGACAAGGTCTCCTTCGATAAAGTATTCTTCAAAAATGTAATCATCAGCGACTCCTCACTCCGCGGTATCGAGCTGACGGATGTGATCTTTGAGAACTGCGACCTCTCGAACGTAAATTTCAGCGAAGCCTTCGTCCACCGGACAGAATTCAGACAATGCAAAATGATCGGAACAGACTTTACCAGGGCACGGTTCCAGAACGTCCGGGTGACCGGGTCGATCTGCGATTTTGCCAGCTTCCGGTTCGGGAATCTGAAGCTGATCTCCTTCGAGCAAAGTTCACTGGTTAGCAGCGATTACTATCAGAGCATCTTCCAAAAGGTATCGTTCGAGGAATGCAAGATTGATCAGGCTGTCATGGCCGGCGTCAGGCTGAAGGATACGGACCTAAGCAGCTGTGAATTCACCGGACTGCTGGTGGACATAGAGGATCTGCCGGGCTGCATCATTTCGGCGGATCAGGCGGCTTCCTTCGCCGGACTGCTCGGTCTCGTGATCAAGTAA
- a CDS encoding Lrp/AsnC family transcriptional regulator: MTSYLIDDTDYCILQYLIEDSTLSHKEIGKKVHMTGQAVGARIRRMRELEIIEGYTVRWNPSKIGQSLLAFITVFLSSNAAHPPFQQFAKNHDSVAELHRVSGEGCYWMRVRLTDQVALNAFLDELLEFGNYRVNLGMGQLK, from the coding sequence ATGACTTCCTACCTGATCGACGATACGGATTACTGTATTCTGCAATATCTTATTGAAGACTCGACGCTCAGCCATAAGGAAATTGGCAAAAAGGTACATATGACCGGGCAGGCTGTAGGCGCACGAATCCGCAGAATGCGCGAGCTGGAGATCATCGAAGGCTACACCGTCCGCTGGAATCCAAGCAAAATCGGACAGAGCCTACTTGCCTTTATCACGGTTTTTTTAAGCTCGAATGCCGCCCATCCCCCTTTCCAGCAGTTTGCGAAGAACCATGACAGTGTGGCTGAGCTGCACCGGGTCAGCGGGGAAGGTTGCTACTGGATGCGCGTCCGCCTTACGGATCAGGTGGCGCTGAATGCTTTTTTGGATGAGCTGCTGGAGTTTGGAAATTACCGGGTTAATCTGGGGATGGGGCAGCTAAAGTAA
- a CDS encoding MBL fold metallo-hydrolase yields MKIQLIRNAALWLEYGGITFLIDPMLSEKGVNPPIVNTENDRRNPLVPLPGPVQQWLAPDALLVTHLHQDHWDAAAVSLLPHDLPLLCQEGNQEQIAEQGFINITVVPDQQPLTFQGVTLTRIGGQHGTGSIGELMGKVSGFIFRAEGEPVLYLAGDTIWCEEVKEALDGHSPDIIIVNAGGARFVTGGHITMDDQDVVNVCRYAPAVSVIAVHMDAINHCMVTREMLKACLEQENLLERVALPQDGEWVELLTV; encoded by the coding sequence ATGAAAATTCAACTAATCCGCAATGCGGCCCTATGGCTCGAATACGGCGGAATTACGTTTCTGATCGATCCGATGCTCAGTGAAAAGGGGGTTAATCCGCCGATCGTAAATACAGAGAATGACCGCAGAAATCCGCTGGTGCCCCTGCCTGGTCCGGTACAGCAATGGCTGGCTCCGGATGCCCTGCTCGTGACCCACCTGCACCAGGATCACTGGGATGCGGCAGCAGTTTCGCTTTTACCGCATGATCTGCCTTTACTCTGCCAGGAGGGGAATCAGGAACAGATTGCTGAACAAGGATTTATCAATATCACAGTAGTGCCTGATCAGCAGCCGCTTACCTTTCAAGGGGTAACCTTAACACGTATTGGCGGACAGCATGGCACCGGATCCATCGGAGAGCTGATGGGCAAGGTGTCCGGCTTTATTTTCCGGGCTGAAGGCGAACCTGTGCTGTATTTGGCCGGAGACACGATCTGGTGTGAGGAGGTCAAGGAGGCACTGGACGGGCATAGTCCTGACATAATTATCGTAAACGCCGGCGGCGCGCGGTTTGTAACAGGCGGTCATATCACGATGGATGATCAGGATGTAGTGAATGTATGCCGCTATGCACCAGCCGTATCCGTGATCGCCGTGCATATGGATGCAATCAACCACTGCATGGTTACCCGTGAAATGCTCAAAGCCTGTCTGGAGCAAGAGAATTTGCTGGAGCGCGTAGCTCTTCCGCAGGACGGAGAATGGGTTGAATTATTGACAGTATAG
- a CDS encoding branched-chain amino acid ABC transporter permease: MEYFIQQLINGISVGSIYALIALGYTMVYGIIKLINFAHGDVFMVGSFIGLYSAKYLANAGFPPVVVLLLSLIISMTMSALLGITIERLAYKPIRKSTRIAALITAIGVSFLLEYVGVLILGPQAQGFPDIMVKKQYELFGSSIQVDSNQVMILITTIVLMLILQYIVRYTKTGKAMRAVSFDMEAARLMGINVDRTISATFAIGSALAAAAGVIFGMTYNSVDPLMGVMPGLKAFVAAVLGGIGSIPGALVGGLLLGTVETEISSLGYSSWRDGVAFAVLILILIFKPSGLFGKNVREKV; this comes from the coding sequence ATGGAGTACTTCATTCAGCAACTCATTAACGGGATTTCCGTGGGCAGCATTTATGCTCTGATCGCCCTTGGCTACACAATGGTTTACGGGATTATCAAGCTGATCAATTTTGCACACGGCGATGTATTTATGGTCGGATCATTTATCGGGCTATACAGCGCCAAATATCTGGCGAATGCCGGTTTTCCTCCGGTAGTAGTGCTGCTCTTATCGCTGATTATCTCGATGACCATGAGTGCTCTGCTGGGGATTACGATTGAACGTCTGGCCTATAAGCCGATTCGTAAATCTACGAGGATCGCGGCGCTGATTACTGCAATTGGCGTATCATTCTTACTGGAATATGTCGGAGTCCTTATTCTTGGACCGCAGGCACAGGGTTTTCCAGATATCATGGTTAAGAAACAATATGAGTTATTCGGAAGTTCGATCCAGGTTGATTCGAATCAGGTCATGATTCTGATTACAACGATCGTCTTAATGCTTATTCTGCAATATATCGTACGTTATACTAAGACCGGCAAAGCTATGCGGGCGGTTTCGTTCGATATGGAGGCGGCGCGATTGATGGGGATTAACGTAGACCGCACAATATCGGCAACCTTCGCGATCGGTTCGGCACTCGCTGCAGCTGCCGGCGTAATCTTCGGTATGACTTACAACTCCGTGGATCCGCTCATGGGTGTTATGCCGGGACTCAAAGCCTTCGTGGCCGCAGTGCTTGGAGGGATCGGTAGCATTCCGGGGGCTCTTGTAGGCGGACTGCTGCTGGGAACGGTTGAGACTGAAATTTCATCGCTGGGTTATTCCTCCTGGCGTGATGGTGTGGCTTTTGCCGTGCTGATTCTGATCCTGATCTTTAAACCATCCGGGCTGTTTGGCAAGAATGTCCGGGAGAAAGTGTAG